ACGATCTGTCGATCTATGCTTTCGATGGGGTGGTGACGAGTTCGTCATCATAACTCAGGGACTTACCGAAAAAATTCACTCAGGGCTTATTGCCCGAAGGATCATTAACGCCATAACCCGCCCTTTAGTCGTAAAAAAACGCGAAGCCCGGCTGGGTGTAAGCATTGGCATAGCCGTTGCTCCCGACGATGGATCCGATATCGACGAACTTCTTCGAAAGGCTGACAAGGCAATGTACGAAGCCAAAAAAAGCGGCGGTAATACTTATGCCTTTACCGTGGAGTAGCCTCAATGACCGATGAGAAAAAAATGCTGGAAGAACTTGCAGACAAGATTATCGAACGAATGGGACCGTCAATGCGTCAGACCTTAAGCCAGATCGTTCAGGACGAAGTGGTGAAAGCTTTAAGAAAAGCGCTTTATGACAGTGCTTTTTACAAGAATTTAAGTGAAGATGCCGTTAGCGGAATAGAGAAAATCTATTCAACCATAAGTTCGGTAAAAAAGGATATGAACATTGAAGGCATAATAGGTGACGCCTTTCAGAGCATTGAGAAATCCGAATCCATTCTCGATAGTGTTCTCAAAATAACCGAGGATGCCGCCCTTCAGATCATGGACATCATAGAAGAGATGCAGGATATTATCGGCGAAGCCAGGGAAAACCTTCTTGCCGACAACATGCAGGAAATACTGGACAGCATTAATCGGAAGCTGCTGGATATAATGACCCTGCTGAGCTTTCAGGATCTTGCAGGTCAAAAAATTAAAAAATTGATACAGGTTCTTAAAAATATCGAAGGAATCGCCTTTGAACTGTACATTCAAACAGAAGCGATAAGAAAAGCCAGAGATCTGGGTGAAGAGATTGATTACGAAGAACTTCGCGAAAGGGTCCGCCGACAAATGTTAAAGGAAAAACCTCAGGTTGAAGTTGTGGATCAATACGCCGTTGATGCCCTCATAGAATCCATAGCCGGATCGTGACCGATATCAATCCGAAAGCCTCTCGGCTATTCTTTCAAATTCGTTCTGTATCTCCACAAATGCGTCAATTACCAGGGGGTCAAAGTGAGTGCCCTTTTCGGCCAGTATAATCCCAACAGCATTGGAATGGGGAAGCGGTGCCTTGTAAGGTCTTCTGGATCTCAGGGCATCGTAAACATCGGACACGGCCACAATGCGTGCAGCAAGCGGAATTGAGTCACCCGCAAGCCCTGCGGGATAACCCATACCGTCCCACCTTTCATGATGGCTCATTGCGATCTCTATCCCCATCGCAATGAACTCATTCTTCGGATGCATCCGTAGAACATCTCTCAGAGCCGAGGCCCCGATCACGGTGTGTTGCTTCATGATCTCCATTTCTTCATCGGTGAGTCGCCCCGGTTTGAGAAGGATGGAGTCGGGTATCGCCACCTTTCCTATGTCGTGGAGGGGACTGGCTTCGAAAATGTTTTCAATGAATCTGGGCGTTACCACCTCGCTATAGTGTCCCATGCGGGCCAGTTGTTCCGCAAGCAACCGGGAGTATTCCCGAACCCGCTCAAGATGGTGCCCCGTGGCATCGTCCCTGTACTCGGCAAGTTTTGCCATTGCAAAGATGGTCGCCTTGTAGGCCTGGGTAAGTTCCTCTACTTTTTGCCGAACCAGAAATTCCAGATGATGCGAGTAGGCTTCCAGTTCCCGTTTCATCCTGTGGATTTTTAAATGAGTTTCCACCCTGGCCAGGAGTTCGTTGGTCCGAAAGGGTTTTTCTACGTAATCAACACTGCCGGATTCAAAACCGGCAACGATGTTCCCCTCCTCGTGCAACCCGCTTACGAATATGATGGGCACATCCCTGAGTGTGGGAATCTGCTTTATGCTTCGACAGACCTCATAACCGTTCATTCCCGGCATATTTATGTCCAGAAGGACCAGGTCGGGCGGGTTTTCTTTACAGTAAGCCAAGGCGGAAACTCCGTCGGTAAATCCACGAACACTGTATCCCCGGCGTGATAAAAGGGTGGTTATCATTTCAAGGCTTTCCTTCATGTCATCAACAACCACGATTTCCCCAGCGGGACGGCCTTCCACACCTCCGATAATTCCGCCAGAAGCCTTCAAATCCATGGGCTATTCCTCAAATCTCAGGAAAGGGTGGTCTCTTCTTCCTTTTTGGGTATGTAAAGATAAACCGATGT
This Thermodesulforhabdus norvegica DNA region includes the following protein-coding sequences:
- a CDS encoding protein phosphatase CheZ; the protein is MTDEKKMLEELADKIIERMGPSMRQTLSQIVQDEVVKALRKALYDSAFYKNLSEDAVSGIEKIYSTISSVKKDMNIEGIIGDAFQSIEKSESILDSVLKITEDAALQIMDIIEEMQDIIGEARENLLADNMQEILDSINRKLLDIMTLLSFQDLAGQKIKKLIQVLKNIEGIAFELYIQTEAIRKARDLGEEIDYEELRERVRRQMLKEKPQVEVVDQYAVDALIESIAGS
- a CDS encoding response regulator, encoding MDLKASGGIIGGVEGRPAGEIVVVDDMKESLEMITTLLSRRGYSVRGFTDGVSALAYCKENPPDLVLLDINMPGMNGYEVCRSIKQIPTLRDVPIIFVSGLHEEGNIVAGFESGSVDYVEKPFRTNELLARVETHLKIHRMKRELEAYSHHLEFLVRQKVEELTQAYKATIFAMAKLAEYRDDATGHHLERVREYSRLLAEQLARMGHYSEVVTPRFIENIFEASPLHDIGKVAIPDSILLKPGRLTDEEMEIMKQHTVIGASALRDVLRMHPKNEFIAMGIEIAMSHHERWDGMGYPAGLAGDSIPLAARIVAVSDVYDALRSRRPYKAPLPHSNAVGIILAEKGTHFDPLVIDAFVEIQNEFERIAERLSD